In one window of Vanrija pseudolonga chromosome 5, complete sequence DNA:
- the GPD_0 gene encoding Glyceraldehyde-3-phosphate dehydrogenase: MSVQVGINGFGRIGRIVLRNAIEHGDLNVVAINDPFIDLEYMVYMFKYDSTHGRFKGTVEQKDGKLVINGQAVAVFGERDPSAIPWGQAGAEYVVESTGVFTTTDKASAHLKGGAKKVIISAPSADAPMFVVGVNLDAYKPEYKVISNASCTTNCLAPLAKVIHDNYTIVEGLMTTVHATTATQKTVDGPSNKDWRGGRGAAANIIPSSTGAAKAVGKVIPSLNGKLTGMSFRVPTSDVSVVDLVVRLEKGASYDDIKATIKKASESAELKGVLGYTEDEVVSTDFLGSTESSIFDAKAGISLNPNFVKLISWYDNEYGYSRRVCDLIAYVAKADKA, translated from the exons ATGTCTGTCCAGGTCGGCATCAACGGTTTCG GTCGCATTGGCCGTATCGTTCTCAG GAACGCcatcgagcacggcgacctCAACGTCGTTGCCATCAACGA CCCCTTCATCGACCTCGAGTACATGGTCTACATGTTCAAGTACGACTCGACCCACGGCCGCTTCAAGGGCACCGTTGAGCAgaaggacggcaagctcgtcatcaacggccaggccgtcgccgtcttcgGTGAGCGTGACCCCTCGGCCATTCCTTGGGGCCAGGCTGGCGCCGAGTACGTCGTTGAGTCGACCGGTGtcttcaccaccaccgacaagGCCTCTGCCCACCTCAAGGGCGGTGCCAAGAAGGTCATCATCTCGGCCCCCTCGGCCGACGCCCCCATGTTCGTTGTCGGTGTCAACCTTGACGCCTACAAGCCCGAGTACAAGGTCATCTCGAACGCCTCGTGCACCACCAACTGCCTTGCTCCTCTCGCCAAGGTCATCCACGACAAC TACACCATCGTCGAGGGCCTCATGACCACCGTCCACGCTACCACCGCTACCCAGAAGACCGTTGACGGCCCCTCCAACA AGGACtggcgtggtggccgtggcgctGCCGCCAACATCATCCCTTCTTCGACTGGTGCCGCCAAG GCCGTCGGCAAGGTCATCCCCTCGCTTAACGGCAAGCTTACCGGCATGTCGTTCCGTGTCCCCACCTCGGACGTTTCGGttgtcgaccttgtcgtccgcctcgagaAGGGCGCCTCGTACGACGACATCAAGGCCACCATCAAGAAGGCCTCCGAGTCGGCTGAGCTCAAGGGCGTCCTCGGCTACACTGAGGACGAGGTTGTCTCGACCGACTTCCTCGGCTCGACTGAGTCGTCGATCttcgacgccaaggccggcaTCTCGCTCAACCCCAACTTCGTCAAGCTCATCTCGTGGTACGACAACGAGTACGGCTACTCGCGCCGTGTCTGCGACCTCATCGCCTacgtcgccaaggccgacaaggcctAA
- the BST1 gene encoding GPI inositol-deacylase has protein sequence MNVPRHHKRPNGAQLLGSTVMTSPMTWITLLWCALTFGAFWAFTEDQKVSGAWGCEMPRMWVNFQEQTYAGLSHSKYKVYLYRETWPLSNKPSGQPVIFVPGNAGFFGQVRSIASSAERQFDGDDATDRQVWSKPLDFFSIDFNEDFSAFHAPTLRDQANYIAAIVPHILSSYHHLPTNERPTRVVLLGHSMGGIASRLAASQLPSNVIDSIVTMSTPHQFPPVAIDYDLERIYSTINNPTPGSEQPLLVSICGGDSDTQIVSDSCALSQHMIGVDGGFASFSTGMPGAWTGVDHQAMVWCVQVRWRVARALLDMTATDSREAKLDAAKRWLLEPMLPSVTVAATGAGWPAKETWKHEKLPVTSRNMSIILRLHHTSPRTIAQPPVDVLYCEADDQCRGLNLSVRAIPWVKNEDLPFPLKGEGVYPDESALAIIVHDVLPILGYLDVATPFGTLFASGGPRFEGRHVKSGWDFNPGGDVPVYATLHFNKPVVSSLLAWRLDVRTSYCTIIQHLSKPPSWEYQASYESRYFPVGNSSVVIHSHISGAPFIGHSQSTQGLDVRIYQNPDCPVQRVTVKLDLIASLAKAVLRLRIAMLGWCLGWVGILVFQQLHEAQSSGRWSSLTAIISRRWKQHAALGTVVPLALSLVQSLMSLAGLPGHELLLGFTHLYLAPFSLVAAFWSYGAVVVGELLLEQLLNVGGKVLSPSPSKTPPSTSKRWSVLPRIGGGLLLSLLVKFIIPYRMASVMLFVVQLVLTLPHGREQVSALLVTFFILPLLAPAIAVWGRNVWAAASAALILAVVGFVVAPRRPWLLQPFVNVLYITMSGLFSGYGT, from the exons ATGAATGTCCCTCGGCATCATAAGCGTCCAAATGGAGCTCAACTGCTGGGCTCTACCGTCATGACCTCACCCATGACCTGGATAACCTTGCTTTGGTGCGCCTTGACCTTTGGCGCGTTCTGGGCCTTCACAGAGGACCAGAAAGTCTCTGGGGCATGGGGATGCGAAATGCCTCGCATGTGGGTCAACTTTCAAGAACAGACCTATGCTGGATTGTCCCATTCAAAATACAAAGTCTACCTCTACCGCGAGACCTGGCCGCTGTCAAACAAG CCGTCCGGTCAGCCCGTCATCTTTGTTCCAGGGAACGCGGGGTTCTTTGGCCAAGTCCGCTccatcgcgtcgtcggccgagcgGCAGTTCGATGGCGATGATGCGACCGACCGTCAGGTGTGGTCGAAGCCACTTGATTTCTTCAGCA TCGACTTCAACGAAGACTTCTCAGCATTCCATGCACCCACTCTGCGCGATCAGGCGAACTATATCGCGGCCATCGTCCCTCACATTCTGTCGTCCTACCATCATCTCCCCACAAATGAGAGGCCGACTCGCGTTGTTCTCCTAGGACACTCGATGGGAGGGATCGCCTCACGTCTCGCCGCTTCTCAGCTGCCTTCAAATGTCATTGATTCGATAGTGACGATGTCTACGCCACATCAGTTTCCCCCAGTTGCAATCGACTACGACCTGGAGAGGATATACTCGACAATCAACAACCCCACGCCTGGATCAGAGCAGCCGCTCCTAGTCTCCATTTGTGGAGGCGATTCCGATACCCAGATCGTGTCTGACAGCTGTGCTTTGTCCCAGCACATGATTGGTGTCGATGGCGGCTTTGCAAGCTTTTCTACAGGCATGCCAGGCGCCTGGACCGGGGTTGATCACCAAGCCATGGTTTGGTGTGTTCAAGTCCGCTGGAGGGTTGCCCGAGCTTTGCTCGACATGACTGCCACAGATTCGAGGGAGGCGAAGCTCGATGCTGCAAAGCGATGGCTTCTCGAACCCATGCTGCCTTCGGTCACCGTGGCCGCAACCGGTGCTGGATGGCCTGCGAAGGAGACTTGGAAGCATGAGAAGCTCCCCGTCACCTCCCGAAACATGTCGATTATCCTCCGCCTACATCATACGTCCCCTCGAACAATAGCCCAGCCTCCCGTCGACGTGCTGTACTGTGAAGCGGACGATCAATGTCGAGGACTTAACCTTTCGGTGAGGGCTATCCCTTGGGTTAAGAATGAGGACCTGCCCTTTCCATTGAAAGGTGAAGGCGTTTACCCGGATGAATCCGCTCTGGCCATTATCGTCCATGATGTGTTGCCCATCCTGGGCTACTTGGATGTGGCTACACCTTTTGGGACGCTATTCGCTTCTGGAGGACCAAGGTTTGAAGGGCGGCACGTCAAATCGGGTTGGG ACTTCAATCCAGGAGGCGACGTACCGGTTTATGCCACCTTGCATTTCAACAAACCGGTTGTATCGTCACTTCTGGCGTGGCGGCTGGATGTGAGGACGAGCTATTGCACAA TTATCCAGCACCTATCGAAGCCTCCTTCCTGGGAATATCAAGCTTCATACGAATCTCGATACTTTCCCGTTGGTAACTCCTCGGTCGTGATCCATTCGCACATTTCCGGAGCTCCGTTTATTGGACACAGCCAATCCACCCAGGGCCTTGATGTTCGCATCTATCAGAATCCAGACTGCCCTGTTCAACGAGTAACGGTAAAGCTGGATTTAATCGCGTCATTGGCCAAAGCAGTGCTCCGCCTGAGGATTGCCATGCTCGGGTGGTGCCTCGGGTGGGTCGGTATTTTGGTGTTCCAACAATTGCACGAGGCTCAATCTTCAG GACGATGGTCGTCACTCACTGCGATCATCAGTCGACGATGGAAGCAACACGCGGCTTTGGGCACGGTCGTCCCCTTGGCATTGTCTCTTGTGCAGTCTCTGATGTCGTTGGCAGGCCTGCCAGGACatgagctcctcctcggctttACTCACCTCTACCTCGCCCCTTTCTCACTTGTGGCCGCATTTTGGTCGTACGGAGCTGTCGTGGTAGGAGAGCTACTCCTCGAGCAACTCCTCAATGTTGGTGGGAAAGTGCTCTCACCTTCCCCCTCCAAAACGCC CCCCTCGACCAGCAAGCGGTGGAGTGTACTGCCTCGCATTGGGGGAGGGCTGCTCCTCAGCCTTCTTGTCAAGTTCATTATCCCCTACCGAATGGCATCCGTCATGTTGTTCGTTGTCCAACTGGTGTTGACGTTGCCTCATGGGCGTGAACAG GTCTCCGCCCTCCTGGTCACGTTCTTCATCCTTCCCTTGCTTGCTCCAGCTATCGCAGTCTGGGGCCGTAACGTTTGG GCAGCTGCATCCGCGGCActcatcctcgccgtcgtcggatTTGTCGTCGCGCCTCGCAGGCCGTGGCTACTCCAACCTTTTGTCAATGTCCTGTATATTACAATGTCTGGCCTCTTTTCCGGATACGGAACATAG
- the Stx6 gene encoding Syntaxin-6 — protein sequence MATDPYVDAKGEVEASIRNVNTLLNSYARIRSTSTDSASLTETIEELQTTLGLLETDLDDLEESVSAVEENGDRWGISDSEVRQRRAFVNRVTTEVQVSWLPPMFCATLLTTGYRHYRGVSQAAGKVTDGQVLIRRQDDTLGVISGTLNTIASQAGLIGQEVVEHSEMLDDLSSRVDGTQSRLSKVTKTMQNFITKNEDTRSSWCIGILVVVLIILLIAVILV from the exons ATGGCGACAGATCCATACGTAGATGCCAAAGG AGAGGTTGAGGCTAGCATCCGCAACGTCAACACACTTCTCAACTCATATGCCCGCATACGGTCAACCTCGACAGACTCAGCCAGCTTGACCGAGACGATCGAAGAGCTTCAAACCACACTGGGGTTGCTCGAGACCGATTTGGACGATTTGGAGGAGTCGGTCAGTGCAGTAGAAGAAAATGGCGACCGTTGGGGAATCAGCGACTCTGAGGtccgacaacgacgagccTTCGTCAATCGCGTGACAACAGAAGTGCAGGTGAGCTGGCTGCCTCCCATGTTCTGCGCAACGCTATTAACCACCGGCTATAGGCACTACAGAGGC gtAAGTCAGGCCGCTGGTAAGGTGACTGATGGTCAGGTCTTGATACGCCGGCAAGACGACACCTTGGGGGTGATCTCTGGTACTCTCAATACAATCGCATCCCAGGCTGGACTCATCGGACAAGAAGTGGTGGAGCATAGCGA AATGTTGGACGACCTGTCCAGCCGCGTAGATGGCACCCAATCGAGGTTGTCCAAAGTCACCAAAACGATGCAGAACTTTATCACCAAGAACGAAG ACACTCGCAGCTCTTGGTGTATCGGCATCCTTGTGGTCGTTCTCATCATTCTGCTGATCGCAGTCATCCTTGTCTGA
- the BMT2 gene encoding 25S rRNA (adenine(2142)-N(1))-methyltransferase produces MPAKRPRKRPIASSASAKAGSATISHKVAQATISSYHTLLKQRSALRRQLSKAAGTADIDLQTRLGKIDAQLESLGGIEAYQHASSLGQSSQRGGDTSRVLISWLNQLGLNTPGPSAKPRMLEIGALTPDNYQSCSSWIENSPMDLNSRHPDILEQDFLQRPIPATEQDQFDIISCSLVLNFVGDPADRGRMLKLCHAHLRSRPSSLLFITLPLPCVANSRYMTHDHFKRLVGSIGFTLVEEQWRESGKVACWLWRWREDSGILPEFRSKKLLNDGKKRNNFTILVE; encoded by the exons ATGCCCGCCAAGCGGCCTAGGAAGCGACCCATCGCATCATCGGCTTCAGCAAAGGCAGGGTCCGCCACCATCTCTCACAAGGTCGCCCAAGCCACCATCTCCTCTTACCACACTTTGCTCAAGCAGCGAAGCGCCCTCCGCCGACAGCTTTCAAAGGCCGCTGGCACCGCAGACATTGATCTCCAAACTCGCCTTGGCAAAATCGACGCACAACTCGAATCTCTCGGAGGCATCGAAGCGTACCAACATGCAAGCTCCCTAGGCCAGTCCTCCCAACGTGGGGGCGACACATCACGAGTTTTGATCAGTTGGCTCAATCAGCTGGGGTTGAACACCCCCGGCCCCAGTGCCA AGCCAAGGATGCTAGAAATTGGTGCTCTCACTCCGGACAACTACCAAAGCTGCTCCAGCTGGATTGAGAACTCCCCTATGGACCTCAACTCGCGCCACCCGGACATCCTCGAGCAAGACTTCCTTCAGCGCCCCATTCCCGCGACTGAGCAAGACCAATTTGACATCATCAGTTGCAGCCTTGTGCTCAACTTTGTTGGAGACCCCGCGGATAGAG GACGAATGTTGAAGTTGTGTCATGCCCATCTACGATCACGACCATCGTCGCTGCTGTTCATTACCCTTCCACTCCCATGTGTCGCAAACTCTCGATACATGACTCATGACCACTTCAAGCGATTGGTAGGATCGATCGGCTTTACGCTGGTCGAGGAGCAGTGGCGTGAGAGCGGGAAGGTTGCTTGCTGGCTTTGGCGGTGGAGAGAGGACAGCGGCATTCTGCCCGAGTTCCGAAGCAAGAAGCTGCTGAACGACGGGAAGAAGAGGAACAACTTCACGATCTTGGTTGAGTAG
- the OXR1 gene encoding Oxidation resistance protein 1: protein MSDFRSVPADAQRATPNSHRQTSSNDFGDFHSAPLSGNNGPDFSPLMGTSSQPPLSSSPVAAHFALEDNDLLGSFDDLDERGRSLSTAPAAGRSSRPTQLLDLTDDDPLVVPAPSTATLQTSSRQTPTSLRFPDAAGSSPTRLRYMHPTKDYSGPSSPPKLTDVGADIVFHAPPILGKENAARRMRRMSNEYLVNPRGSLSRASSEGSRAHHHQSHSLADALAATKLAGRWKRSVLNPTPVGEAEPPSKTAIPIDVSHTSPFASIEQIAGSYTAPTGTPGFRPSGPTSHTSEPESEWLDTRLSGRRDLTTPVLDITQAQALRGNLPPRQRIGDTWSLLFSLDQHGASLSTLYRLVEAYAKDHRTAGNVLVVRDAEGHTFGVYLNEPIVKREGTYYGSGESFMFKFVEGESQPRIFRWTGRNQYVALCETGFISFGGGGTSYGLLLDSTFSRNSSATSPAFQNEILCGAGFSDKGEPFDCIGLEVWATS, encoded by the exons ATGTCCGACTTTCGCTCAGTTCCGGCTGATGCCCAACGTGCGACGCCTAATTCACACAGGCAGACGTCCTCCAACGACTTTGGAGACTTCCATTCGGCTCCACTTTCGGGCAACAACGGGCCGGACTTCTCTCCATTGATGGGAACATCGAGCCAGCCCCCGCTTTCCTCATCCCCCGTAGCGGCGCACTtcgccctcgaggacaaTGACCTTCTGGGGTCATTTGACGATTTAGATGAGCGGGGCCGGTCGTTGTCTACAGCTCCCGCAGCTGGACGCTCATCGCGCCCGACGCAGCTTCTGGATCTCACAGACGACGACCCGCTAGTCGTCCCGGCACCATCGACCGCTACACTTCAAACTTCATCGCGTCAGACACCCACTTCACTCAGATTTCCAGACGCTGCAGGCTCATCTCCAACACGGTTGAGATACATGCACCCGACGAAAGACTACTCGGGTCCCAGTTCACCCCCAAAACTGACAGATGTGGGTGCCGACATCGTCttccacgcgccgcccattCTTGGGAAGGAAAACGCAGCTCGGCGCATGCGTCGCATGTCCAACGAATATCTCGTGAATCCCCGAGGCAGTTTGTCAAGAGCCAGCAGTGAAGGCTCTCGAGCGCACCATCACCAATCGCATTCACTTGCCGACGCCTTGGCAGCAACCAAGCTGGCCGGAAGATGGAAGCGATCCGTTCTCAACCCTACGCCTGTCGGTGAAGCAGAACCGCCCAGTAAGACAGCCATTCCCATCGACGTGAGCCATACGTCTCCTTTCGCCTCCATCGAGCAAATCGCTGGGAGCTATACAGCGCCGACCGGGACCCCCGGTTTCCGCCCCTCGGGTCCAACATCTCACACATCTGAGCCTGAATCCGAGTGGCTGGATACCCGATTATCTGGAAGAAGGGACCTCACTACACCGGTTCTTGATATCACTCAAGCCCAAGCT CTGCGCGGTAATTTGCCACCCCGACAGCGCATAGGGGACACTTGGTCTCTCCTCT TCTCTTTGGATCAGCATGGTGCCTCATTGTCGACACTCTACCGTTTGGTCGAGGCGTACGCTAAGGATCACCGAACCGCCGGGAATGTCCTGGTGGTCCGCGACGCTGAAGGTCATACATTTGGGGTCTATTTGAATGAGCCGATTGTGAAGCGCGAGGGAACTTACTATGGTTCGGGGGAATC GTTCATGTTCAAGTTTGTGGAAGGCGAGAGCCAGCCGCGAATCTTCCGATGGACCGGTCGGAATCAATACGTCGCCCTCTGCGAAACAGGTTTCATCTCCTTCGGGGGAGG CGGAACGTCTTATGGTTtgctgctcgactcgacgtTTAGTCGGAACTCGTCTGCAACCTCCCCAGCCTTCCAGAATGAGATCCTGTGTGGGGCAGGTTTCAGTGACAAGGGAGAGCCCTTCGATTGCATCGGCCTGGAGGTCTGGGCCACATCGTGA
- the PGUG_00921 gene encoding Trimethyllysine dioxygenase, whose amino-acid sequence MLPTRILKAAGNTALRARAPGRLLRNAQQPLVPSVPVRMASQSPSVRLLHSTTPSKNKAQDAIWGATASLSGTSGSPQIVINWADGPASTFDTQYLYDHCRCPSCFHPKTKQRLKTLGPVASDVAVSAIEVKDGQLHVSWNTAPGHESSFPLSFLRQASYDPPLADRFGLLDQTPQTFWGSTIAAKPPTVTYDSVMPNIAGEDVAENGVLDWLNKVYEFGFCFVTGVPATGEATEELIRRMGHIRETHYGGFWDFTADMSKGDLAYSNLALPAHTDTAYFTDPAGLQIFHCLSHLSPPGTGGETLLVDAFYVASQLRERNPEAFETLARLPVPFHASGNEGTILRPPIDQPVLRLDQHGLLAQARWNNEDRCVLGDKWTPQDITQWYDAARLFESICTSPEAEYWVKLKPGTVVVIDNWRVMHGRAAFTGQRRMCGAYVGADDWKSRRRALKKVQQQKTGEDDVWRYGW is encoded by the exons ATGCTACCGACCCGAATCCTCAAGGCAGCTGGCAACACTGCcctccgagctcgagctcccgGCCGTCTGCTGCGGAATGCACAACAGCCTCTGGTCCCTTCCGTCCCCGTCCGTATGGCCTCGCAGAGTCCAAGCGTTCGCCTCCTCCACTCCACAACCCCGTCAAAGAACAAAGCTCAGGATGCCATCTGGGGAGCCACCGCTTCTCTCTCTGGCACTTCGGGTTCCCCGCAAATCGTGATCAACTGGGCAGACGGACCAGCCTCCACCTT TGACACGCAGTATCTGTACGaccactgccgctgcccatCATGCTTTCACCCCAAGACCAAACAGAGACTGAAGACTCTGGGACCG GTGGCCTCAGATGTTGCCGTCTCCGCGATAGAGGTCAAGGACGGTCAGCTCCATGTCTCGTGGAACACGGCTCCGGGACATGAGTCGTCGTTCCCTCTTTCCTTCCTCCGTCAAGCCTCGTATGATCCTCCCCTCGCCGATCGCTTTGGTCTTCTCGACCAGACTCC GCAGACCTTCTGGGGTTCAAccatcgccgccaagccccCGACCGTCACCTATGACTCAGTCATGCCGAATattgccggcgaggacgttgcTGAGAATGGAGTCTTGGACTGGTTAAACAAAGTG TATGAGTTCGGCTTCTGCTTTGTGACGGGTGTCCCAGCCACCGGCGAGGCTACCGAGGAGCTCATTCGTCGAATGGGGCACATCCGCGAAACACATT ACGGCGGATTCTGGGACTTCACAGCAGACATGTCGAAAGGCGACCTCGCTTACAGCAATCTGGCGCTGCCTGCCCACACTGACACTGCTTACTTTACGGATCCAGCCGGTCTTCAAATCTTCCACTGCCTGTCGCACCTGTCGCCGCCGGGAACAGGAGGCGAGACCCTCCTCGTAGACGCATTCTACGTTGCGTCCCAGCTTCGGGAGCGTAACCCGGAGGCTTTTGAAACTCTGGCCCGTCTGCCCGTTCCATTCCACGCCTCTGGAAACGAAGGCACGATCTTGCGTCCCCCAATCGACCAACCGGTCTTGCGGCTCGACCAACACGGCCTACTTGCGCAGGCCCGCTGGAACAATGAAGACCGCTGCGTCCTGGGAGACAAATGGACACCACAGGATATCACACAGTGGTATGATGCGGCTCGACTTTTCGAGAGCATCTGCACCAGCCCAGAGGCTGAGTATTGGGTGAAGTTGAAACCAGGAACCGTTGTCG TCATTGACAACTGGCGCGTCATGCACGGCCGAGCCGCCTTCACGGGACAGCGCCGCATGTGTGGTGCTTatgttggcgccgacgactggAAGTCTCGGAGGAGAGCGCTCAAGAaggtgcagcagcagaagaCGGGCGAAGACGATGTGTGGCGATATGGCTGGTAG
- the gna1_0 gene encoding Glucosamine 6-phosphate N-acetyltransferase 1, which produces MPARPDEFLFPASDIPASVKAALGDDLELRPLAISDHARGHFELLTVLTAAPNIGKDAYIDRFEYLRSCPNTYYTVVIVHKATDQLVAVGTVFVERKFTRSGGLVAHIEDIAVSKKMQGRKLGLLIIKTLEELGRQAGCYKVILDCSKENIAFYEKCGRVSWNLEFKHKEYEMVMYLDSPPALAAATPAPRL; this is translated from the exons ATGCCCGCCAGGCCCGACGAGTTTCTCTTCCCCGCCAGTGACATTCCCGCCTCGGTCAAGGCCGCTCTCGGTGACGACCTTGAG CTCCGCCCCCTCGCAATCTCCGACCATGCGCGTGGTCACTTCGAGCTCCTCACCGTCCTGACGGCCGCTCCGAACATTGGCAAGGATGCCTACATTG ATCGCTTCGAGTACTTGAGGTCCTGCCCCAACACATACTACACTGTGGTCATTGTTCACAAGGCAACCGACCAG CTGGTTGCTGTCGGTACTGTCTTCGTCGAGCGCAAGTTCACCCGCTCCGGTGGCCTTGTTGCTCATATCGAGGACATCGCGGTTTCCAAGAAGATGCAGGGTCGTAAGCTCGGCCTTCTGATCatcaagacgctcgaggagcttggtCGCCAGGCTGGCTGCTACAAGGTCATTCTCGACTGCAGCAAGGAGAATATCG CATTCTACGAGAAGTGCGGGCGAGTATCTTGGAATCTGGA ATTCAAGCACAAGGAGTACGAGATGGTCATGTACCTCGAcagcccgcccgcgctcgccgcggccaccccTGCCCCCCGCCTCTAA
- the uap2_1 gene encoding Splicing factor U2AF-associated protein 2 yields MPPTAPIPGKFEEDPRVHFDKTSGKWQYEDEQTGSEYEWSGQAWLPILDQSLIEAQQAAYSVQGVDENVPAAPALAREERIQKRKQGQKVAKADARTGKSGQGPSAPKRTAVWVSNLPPNTTPELLASVFSKAGVLLVGDDGKPRVKLYYDDDGKFKGEALVMYFKEGSVDLAITLLDDTELELGAGYGNLRVREAEYDKSKSNESKKEGGQLQEKRKLTAEDKHRMSKRMRSLENKLAWHSDSASEDENEETSNNQPIPSRFSRIVVLKGMFKLEDLEKEPELLLELKEDVRDEAESLGTVTNVVLYDKEADGVMTIKFKDGTAAQACVLKMDGRFFDGRRISASLYSGRERYQKSGGGQASAEDEEADEQNRLDKFADWLADGDDT; encoded by the exons ATGCCCCCAACAGCCCCTATCCCGGGAAAGTTTGAGGAGGACCCCCGCGTCCACTTTGATAAAACATCCGGAAAATGGCAatacgaggacgagcagacCGGCAGCGAGTATGAGTGGTCCGGCCAGGCTTGGTTACCAATC CTTGATCAGAGCCTAATCGAAGCACAACAAGCAGCGTATTCTGTCCAAGGCGTTGACGAGAAT GTTCCTGCGGCCCCTGCCCTCGCCAGGGAGGAGCGCATTCAAAAGCGGAAGCAAGGCCAAAAGGTCGCGAAGGCCGACGCCCGTACTGGCAAGTCAGGTCAAGGTCCGTCTGCACCAAAGCGAACAGCCGTCTGGGTCAGCAACCTTCCACCCAATACGACTCCCGAGCTTCTCGCCAGTGTCTTCTCCAAAGCTGGTGTCCTGCTGGTTGGTGATGATGGCAAGCCAAGGGTCAAGCTTTAttacgacgacgacggcaagttCAAAGGGGAAGCTCTGGTCATGTACTTCAAGGAAGGCAGTGTCGACCTTGCCATTACACTCTTGGACGACACCGAGTTGGAACTGGGTGCTGGCTATGGCAACCTCCGCGTCCGCGAAGCAGAGTACGACAAATCCAAGAGCAATGAATCCAAGAAGGAGGGGGGGCAGCTCCAGGAGAAGCGCAAGTTGACAGCCGAAGACAAGCACCGGATGTCAAAGCGGATGCGTTCTCTTGAAAA CAAGCTCGCATGGCACTCAGACTCGGCCTCTGAGGACGAAAATGAGGAAACGAGCAACAATCAACCTATTCCGTCTCGATTCAGCCGCATCGTGGTGCTCAAAGGCATGTTCAAGCTCGAAGACCTGGAAAAGGAACCAGAACTTCTGCTGGAGCTGAAGGAGGATGTCCGAGATGAAGCCGAGTCATTGGGGACTGTGACGAACGTTGTTCTCTACGAC AAAGAAGCGGACGGCGTTATGACCATCAAGTTTAAGGATGGCACAGCCGCCCAAGCCTGCGTGCTAAAGATGGATGGCCGTTTCTTCGATGGACGGAGG ATATCAGCATCTCTCTACAGTGGAAGGGAGAGGTATCAGAAGTCTGGGGGAGGTCAAGCCTCAGCtgaagacgaggaggccgatgAGCAAAACAGGTTGGACAAGTTTGCAGACTGGCTGGCCGATGGGGATGACACATAG
- the ECM15 gene encoding UPF0045 protein ECM15 yields the protein MSNTTSAPQNAVTDGTLYAVADFCLIPMGLPTPSVGPQIAECQRVLEKSGLEYKVFSRHTPFTHHPNANSGYGTNLEGPWDKVMETDIRIGTRTDRAIVAGGNEGKVKRVEEILSSDK from the exons ATGTCCaacacgacctcggcccctcAGAACGCGGTTACAGATGGTACACTGTACGCCGTCGCAGACT TTTGCCTGATCCCCATGGGACTTCCAACCCCGTCGGTTGGACCCCAGATTGCTGAGTGTCAGCGAGTCCTGGAGAAGAGCGGACTGGAATACAAGGT CTTCAGTAGGCACACGCCGTTTACGCATCACCCTAACGCCAATAGTGGATACGGAACGAACCTTGAAGGCCCTTGGGACAAGGTGATGGAG ACGGACATCCGCATTGGCACCAGGACTGACAGGGCGATTGTTGCCGGCGGTAACGAGGGCAAAGTGAAGCGCGTGGAGGAGATCCTCTCCTCGGACAAGTAG
- the QCR6 gene encoding Cytochrome b-c1 complex subunit 6, with amino-acid sequence MAIEETSTSLFSTFTSFFLPTAHAEEPSPEASEEVPAAEPEAEAEEPAEEPAEEEEEEEEEPEDQAPAIREDCEQNECKEPAKHFKHCADKVEAGKGWHGEDCVEELFHLMHCVDACAAPKLFKKLA; translated from the exons ATGGCCATCGAGGAGACTTCCACTTCCCTCTTCTCCACCTTCACCTCCTTCTTCCTCCCCAC GGCTCACGCCGAGGAGCCAAGCCCCGAGGCTTCGGAGGAGGTCCCTGCTGCGGAGcctgaggccgaggctgaggagcccgccgaggagcccgccgaggaggaggaggaggaggaggaggagcccgaggac CAAGCGCCTGCCATCCGCGAGGACTGCGAGCAGAACGAGTGCAAGGAGCCCGCCAAGCACTTCAAGCACTGCGCCGACAAG GTCGAGGCTGGCAAGGGCTGGCACGGCGAGGACTGCGTTGAGGAG CTCTTCCACCTCATGCACTGCGTCGAC GCCTGCGCAGCCCCCAAGCTCTTCAAGAAGCTGGCTTAA